One window from the genome of Prosthecobacter fusiformis encodes:
- a CDS encoding serine/threonine-protein kinase: protein MTLTPEQSYLSTCPVCQNQIDVTSLEPFTKLKCPFCGQMVRVRRKFDHFMIVRQIGEGGMSRVFEAEDETLGRRVALKILNRQYSRDAARVEQFRQEALITANVNHPNVIKLYSVGYDQGYFYIAMELVNGGSLEQRIRREGTIKEEEALRIGREVAEGLRAAQQLGLIHRDVKPANILFTETGTSKVVDFGLALFVERGPDSSSEIWATPYYVAPEKIIDNREDYRSDIFSLGASIFHALTGRPPHKAESNNIQELRMIKCRRVALEDSGLRFAPRTIHVINRMVAFRPQERCANYDETVEELRLAEGLVGQGYKTRFSGRKLRWLGVAAAALVVAFIVGWMVRSTGDRAAVAITETVDESYEDLNGEGVTLQAGRKTVAERFLEARETMLEKKRFAEARQQFEKLIDSGDARQPTLNWARFNAALCCIVINRKEEAEKHLKKMTEDTGEGSSLVSDEIAGFFKNLGSLMGSNLGLGTALDKLQYDTTQEPLLGYLMQGLAEWHFGDAMLGMSEMEHFSVHLADVKSGPNAAALDWVQGYAAVYAVYQSDIEVARSVQDLATPQDLESCRRALATVKKAREKLRNTGALKLSLTRKEEELKRELVRLRMNEQRQQMAADRIQRERELSQLAEITTVLPSLVQGYDYSRVVELLKDVRFESPEVQSALEGRRYLYEQGQAFLTQLFADIAQSGYQGKLQRVSGSTLEGKVTAADLTQVTVTLDRGVLTVPLDTLAPESLLEAAQFFAEQTTDSSEYYKRQERIAVFARVTGLHNLSATVAAQLMEENRSFRSRWMKVVQ from the coding sequence GTGACCCTCACCCCCGAACAGTCCTATTTAAGCACCTGTCCCGTCTGTCAAAATCAGATTGATGTGACATCCCTGGAGCCGTTTACGAAGCTGAAATGCCCGTTTTGCGGCCAAATGGTACGGGTGCGGAGGAAGTTCGACCACTTCATGATCGTGCGCCAGATCGGCGAAGGTGGAATGAGCCGGGTGTTTGAGGCTGAGGATGAGACACTAGGACGTAGGGTGGCTCTGAAGATTCTGAATCGGCAATATTCCCGTGATGCCGCCCGGGTGGAGCAGTTTCGCCAGGAGGCGCTGATCACCGCCAATGTAAATCACCCGAACGTGATCAAGCTGTATTCCGTGGGCTATGACCAGGGGTATTTTTACATTGCCATGGAACTGGTGAATGGCGGCAGCCTGGAGCAGCGCATCCGCCGTGAAGGGACGATCAAAGAAGAGGAAGCATTGCGGATCGGTCGTGAGGTGGCGGAGGGTTTGCGAGCAGCGCAGCAACTGGGCCTGATCCACCGCGACGTGAAGCCGGCGAATATTTTGTTTACCGAGACGGGGACTTCCAAGGTGGTGGACTTTGGTCTGGCCTTGTTTGTGGAACGCGGCCCGGATTCCTCCAGTGAGATCTGGGCGACGCCCTACTACGTGGCACCGGAGAAGATCATTGATAACCGTGAGGACTACCGAAGTGACATCTTCAGCCTTGGAGCCTCCATTTTCCATGCACTGACAGGCCGTCCGCCGCACAAGGCAGAATCCAACAACATCCAGGAACTGCGGATGATCAAATGTCGGCGTGTGGCGCTGGAGGATAGCGGACTGCGTTTTGCCCCCCGGACGATCCATGTGATCAACCGGATGGTGGCCTTTCGTCCGCAGGAGCGCTGTGCCAATTACGATGAAACGGTGGAGGAACTGCGCCTGGCGGAAGGTTTGGTCGGGCAGGGGTATAAAACGCGGTTCAGTGGGCGAAAGCTGCGCTGGCTGGGTGTGGCCGCAGCCGCCCTAGTGGTGGCCTTCATTGTGGGCTGGATGGTGCGTAGCACCGGAGACCGGGCTGCGGTAGCTATCACCGAGACGGTGGATGAATCCTATGAGGACCTCAATGGTGAAGGTGTGACCCTGCAAGCGGGACGCAAAACGGTGGCGGAACGTTTCCTGGAAGCGCGTGAGACGATGCTGGAGAAAAAGCGCTTTGCCGAAGCGAGGCAGCAGTTTGAAAAGTTAATCGACTCCGGTGATGCGCGGCAGCCGACTCTGAACTGGGCGCGATTTAATGCGGCGCTGTGCTGCATTGTGATCAACCGCAAAGAGGAGGCTGAAAAGCACCTGAAGAAAATGACGGAGGACACAGGTGAGGGAAGCAGCCTGGTTTCTGACGAGATCGCTGGATTTTTCAAAAACCTGGGAAGTCTGATGGGGAGCAACCTGGGGCTGGGAACGGCGCTGGACAAACTGCAGTATGATACGACTCAAGAGCCGTTGCTAGGCTATCTGATGCAAGGTCTGGCCGAATGGCACTTTGGTGATGCAATGCTGGGTATGTCAGAAATGGAGCATTTCTCTGTGCACCTGGCGGATGTGAAATCGGGGCCGAACGCTGCGGCGCTGGACTGGGTGCAGGGATACGCGGCCGTGTATGCGGTGTATCAATCAGATATCGAGGTGGCGCGCAGTGTTCAAGACTTAGCCACCCCACAGGATCTGGAGAGCTGCCGAAGAGCTCTGGCCACGGTCAAAAAAGCTCGTGAAAAGTTGCGTAACACGGGTGCTTTAAAACTGTCCCTCACCAGGAAAGAGGAGGAGTTGAAACGGGAGCTGGTCCGCCTGCGAATGAATGAGCAGAGGCAGCAAATGGCAGCAGACCGGATCCAGCGCGAGCGGGAGCTATCTCAACTGGCTGAGATCACGACCGTGCTCCCCTCCTTGGTTCAAGGGTATGATTACTCACGGGTGGTGGAACTGCTGAAGGATGTGCGCTTTGAATCCCCGGAGGTGCAGTCCGCCCTGGAGGGAAGGCGCTATCTGTATGAACAAGGGCAGGCGTTTTTGACCCAGCTTTTTGCAGACATTGCTCAGTCTGGATACCAGGGAAAACTGCAGCGCGTGAGCGGAAGCACCCTGGAAGGAAAGGTCACCGCCGCAGACCTGACCCAGGTAACGGTGACGCTGGACCGTGGTGTGCTGACGGTGCCGCTGGATACGCTGGCCCCGGAGTCCCTACTGGAGGCTGCGCAGTTTTTCGCGGAACAGACAACGGACAGCAGCGAGTATTATAAGCGGCAGGAGCGAATCGCTGTTTTTGCCAGGGTGACCGGCTTGCACAATCTATCTGCAACGGTGGCCGCACAATTGATGGAAGAAAATCGCAGTTTTCGCTCCCGCTGGATGAAGGTGGTGCAATAA
- a CDS encoding formylglycine-generating enzyme family protein, translated as MTVIVRHPPFAPLWAFFSLCFSWASIFGQSAPEPLEHTSSLGTRFVTIPGTPSLFATHETRLSEWQAFLAVSGYAWSYRPHFQQGPDHPVVGITLEDARAFCTWLTEKDRLEGRLNSSQLYRLPTRADWDAAIGLLRTRKPDLTVEEKVADERSFPWGGAWPPPAKSANLAEGEIAGYKDDYPFTAPVGQFKPSAEGLYDLSGNVWEWCWDPEIRAEQIGVLRGGSWAYFRPECLLSSYLYTVPVDMRMPTIGFRCVFEDKQRTAVMLAAAEKIKAEIRTQRREEITGGEVKKEELAAMKEKLRAAGQLPSSQDSQTPLVAAKNGEPFANALGMNFIPLQGTNVLFGSTEVRVQDFETWLKDAGRTWENKPRFLLTVEHPAVGVTWEDATAFCTWLTDRDRAAQLIPQEASYRLPSDLEWSRAAGLADESGMDPAERGQNPALHYPWSASGVFPPPASTTNLDALNIEGYRDSHSYTAPVTSERPNEYGIMGLGGNASEWCLDVWPGIPADRVIRGGSWLSRDKDQLRTGARQHAAASSSNSSLGFRVVLEMPAP; from the coding sequence ATGACCGTGATTGTGCGCCATCCCCCCTTTGCCCCCCTTTGGGCTTTCTTTTCTCTTTGCTTCAGTTGGGCATCCATTTTTGGACAGAGCGCCCCTGAGCCTTTGGAACATACAAGTTCTCTGGGAACGCGATTTGTTACCATTCCAGGAACTCCGAGCCTGTTCGCCACGCATGAAACGCGTTTATCTGAATGGCAGGCATTTCTGGCGGTCAGCGGTTATGCGTGGTCATATCGCCCCCATTTTCAGCAGGGGCCAGATCATCCCGTGGTGGGAATCACATTGGAGGATGCTCGGGCTTTTTGCACTTGGCTCACAGAAAAAGACCGGTTGGAGGGACGACTAAACTCTTCCCAGCTTTACCGCTTGCCGACGCGAGCCGACTGGGACGCGGCTATTGGTCTGTTACGAACGAGAAAACCAGATCTCACCGTGGAGGAAAAGGTGGCTGATGAGCGCTCTTTTCCTTGGGGTGGAGCCTGGCCACCACCGGCCAAGTCGGCCAATCTGGCTGAAGGAGAAATTGCTGGCTATAAGGATGATTATCCTTTCACGGCTCCTGTGGGTCAGTTTAAACCCAGTGCCGAAGGCCTTTACGACCTCTCAGGCAATGTTTGGGAATGGTGCTGGGATCCGGAAATTCGCGCTGAGCAGATCGGCGTTCTGCGCGGGGGTTCCTGGGCCTACTTTCGTCCAGAGTGCCTTCTCTCATCCTATCTTTATACCGTGCCTGTGGACATGAGGATGCCCACCATCGGATTTCGTTGCGTCTTTGAGGACAAGCAACGCACCGCAGTCATGCTCGCTGCCGCAGAAAAGATCAAAGCGGAGATTCGCACCCAACGGCGCGAAGAGATCACGGGGGGCGAGGTCAAAAAAGAAGAACTCGCCGCCATGAAGGAAAAACTGAGAGCCGCGGGCCAGTTGCCTTCGTCACAAGATTCGCAAACTCCGCTGGTAGCTGCAAAAAATGGAGAGCCCTTTGCCAATGCTCTGGGAATGAACTTCATCCCGCTCCAGGGCACGAATGTGCTCTTCGGCAGCACCGAGGTGAGGGTGCAGGATTTCGAAACATGGCTGAAGGACGCAGGTCGCACATGGGAAAACAAGCCTCGATTCCTCCTTACGGTTGAGCATCCCGCTGTGGGAGTCACTTGGGAAGATGCCACTGCTTTTTGCACTTGGTTGACAGACCGTGATCGTGCCGCCCAGCTTATACCTCAGGAGGCCAGCTATCGATTGCCATCAGATCTGGAATGGAGCCGCGCGGCTGGTTTGGCCGATGAATCCGGTATGGATCCTGCCGAACGTGGACAAAATCCCGCCCTTCACTACCCTTGGTCCGCTTCAGGCGTCTTCCCTCCCCCAGCCTCCACGACCAATCTGGATGCCCTCAATATTGAAGGTTATCGGGACAGCCACTCCTATACCGCCCCTGTCACGAGCGAGCGTCCCAATGAATACGGCATCATGGGACTGGGGGGCAATGCTTCCGAATGGTGCCTGGACGTCTGGCCAGGAATCCCCGCAGACCGGGTAATTCGCGGAGGCTCCTGGCTCAGCCGGGACAAAGACCAGCTCCGCACCGGCGCACGCCAGCATGCCGCAGCCAGCAGCAGCAATAGCAGCCTCGGCTTCCGTGTGGTCCTGGAAATGCCGGCCCCTTAA
- the rfbA gene encoding glucose-1-phosphate thymidylyltransferase RfbA — MKGILMAGGTGSRLYPLTLVANKQLQPVYDKPMVYYPLTVLIAGGIREICVIASPDDLPRFRQLLGDGSQWGIHLEYRQQDRPEGIAQAFLIAADFIGTGPITLILGDNLFFGGDALPRALADFKSGATIFAYHVTNPECYGVVEFDAHGRAKSLEEKPDKPRSHFAIPGVYLYDQQVVDIAHALQPSERGELEITEVNLEYLRRNQLCVTRLSRGFAWLDAGSSTSLFEAAAFVQTIEKRQGIKLGCPEEAALRRGFLSLEQFEGLVQNMPSCEYREYLTGISAEIRRHESNEISMPA; from the coding sequence ATGAAGGGTATTCTGATGGCGGGCGGGACCGGATCAAGGTTGTATCCATTGACACTCGTCGCCAACAAGCAGCTTCAGCCAGTCTATGATAAACCGATGGTGTATTACCCGCTCACTGTTTTGATCGCAGGTGGAATACGCGAAATTTGTGTCATCGCTTCTCCCGATGATTTGCCCCGCTTCAGGCAATTGCTGGGCGATGGGAGTCAATGGGGGATTCATTTGGAATACAGGCAGCAGGATAGGCCCGAAGGTATCGCTCAGGCGTTTCTAATCGCCGCAGACTTTATCGGCACAGGCCCCATCACCCTCATTTTGGGCGATAATCTCTTTTTTGGTGGAGACGCATTGCCTCGTGCGCTGGCTGACTTTAAATCAGGGGCGACCATTTTTGCCTATCATGTGACCAATCCTGAATGCTATGGGGTGGTCGAATTTGATGCACACGGCCGGGCCAAATCGCTGGAAGAAAAACCGGATAAACCGCGCAGTCACTTCGCCATTCCTGGAGTGTATCTGTATGATCAGCAAGTCGTCGATATCGCTCATGCTTTACAGCCTTCTGAGCGCGGTGAACTGGAAATCACCGAAGTAAACTTAGAGTATCTTCGACGGAACCAATTGTGTGTGACCCGACTCAGCCGTGGATTTGCCTGGCTGGACGCAGGCAGTAGCACTAGCTTATTTGAAGCAGCCGCCTTCGTGCAAACCATCGAAAAGCGGCAGGGAATCAAACTCGGCTGCCCGGAGGAAGCCGCCCTCAGACGTGGATTTTTGTCCTTGGAACAATTTGAAGGGCTGGTTCAAAACATGCCGTCTTGTGAATACCGCGAATATTTGACGGGCATCAGTGCAGAGATCCGAAGACACGAATCAAACGAGATTTCAATGCCCGCATGA
- the rfbB gene encoding dTDP-glucose 4,6-dehydratase — MRLLVTGGAGFIGSNLIRHIIDLPGIDQLINLDALTYAGNLQNLEGIHEIHPKYAFEHVNLTDVDEVERVVRTHAITHVIHLAAESHVDRSIQNASPFMQTNVMGTLHLLDACRAVWKNPESHRFIQVSTDEVYGSLGPAEAPFTEDSPLQPNSPYAASKAAAECLVRSYVKTYGFPAIITRSCNNYGPNQHPEKLIPTVLTCLRDRCPIPVYGNGQQTREWIHVTDHAEALWQVLEKGVTGEVYNIGTGDEWTNLKLIEHLCDIWDETHQSSSSRQLISHVTDRPGHDQRYAIDASKIMRVTGCGPCGDSKQVIRKLTVTG, encoded by the coding sequence ATGAGATTGCTCGTCACTGGCGGAGCAGGTTTTATAGGCTCCAACCTCATTCGCCACATCATTGACCTTCCTGGTATTGATCAGCTTATTAATCTGGATGCACTGACCTATGCGGGAAATCTCCAGAATCTGGAAGGCATCCATGAAATACATCCCAAGTATGCATTCGAGCATGTCAACCTCACGGATGTGGATGAAGTAGAGCGGGTAGTGCGAACGCACGCCATCACCCATGTGATCCACCTCGCTGCCGAATCCCACGTGGACCGCTCCATCCAAAACGCCAGCCCGTTCATGCAGACCAATGTGATGGGCACTCTACACCTGCTGGATGCATGCCGGGCGGTATGGAAAAATCCAGAAAGTCATCGATTCATTCAAGTCTCCACTGACGAAGTCTATGGAAGCCTAGGCCCCGCCGAAGCCCCCTTTACCGAAGATAGCCCCCTTCAGCCCAACTCCCCTTACGCGGCAAGCAAAGCCGCTGCCGAGTGCCTCGTTCGTAGCTATGTGAAGACCTACGGTTTTCCCGCCATCATCACCCGCAGTTGCAATAACTACGGTCCCAATCAGCACCCGGAAAAACTCATCCCCACCGTTCTAACCTGTCTCCGCGACCGCTGCCCCATCCCCGTCTATGGGAATGGCCAGCAAACCCGCGAATGGATCCATGTAACAGACCACGCCGAAGCGCTGTGGCAAGTCCTGGAAAAAGGCGTGACAGGGGAGGTCTATAACATCGGTACCGGTGATGAATGGACTAATCTGAAACTCATCGAACATCTATGTGATATCTGGGATGAAACTCATCAATCCAGTTCATCCCGGCAACTCATTTCCCACGTCACCGATAGGCCTGGGCATGATCAGCGGTATGCTATAGATGCTTCGAAGATAATGCGGGTGACAGGCTGTGGGCCTTGTGGGGATTCGAAGCAGGTAATCCGAAAGCTAACCGTTACCGGTTAA
- a CDS encoding lipopolysaccharide biosynthesis protein: MSLTRRIFFGSAASWFSRGTSIFLGLILLPILFRALPKEELGIWLLLGQSWATLGILDLGFGVTLTRQIAFAKGKSGSDPECDLNETSLQEIADLVMTGQRIYRYLSVISFVIAFGLGALYLNSLTLEHVPVQRVWIAWGILCLSFSINTLATPWACLLQGVGYVGWDAIIVSFVNTLTLIGQIAVALLGGGLVSLAVVAVAGAFTQRLAIYTFAFKKRPELLKMQGMWKHNQFKLMVPLASRAWLTASGAAMILYTDQFIIASFQGTAELPVYRASWILVHNLTVLAVTFAMASGVFISHLWQDKNYTQVHRILERNTRIGWLIMLTTTAVLVFGGEELFTLWLGPGNFVGYGVLMVFVLTETLETQSYVIASTSRATGDEAFAFSSLAAGVIKITSSVYLAHQFGLLGIALGTTIALLLTNHWYIPKRGLERLNYSKKSYLAKVVLPCIAVFCALSGLLSLMKLWTHVNSPMIHLCLVLVISGVCFIVALWFLVMEPMQRSSIISRIQTFHA; this comes from the coding sequence ATGTCTCTCACTCGACGCATATTTTTTGGTTCGGCCGCCAGTTGGTTCAGCCGAGGCACAAGTATATTTTTGGGACTTATATTATTGCCTATATTGTTTAGAGCGTTGCCAAAAGAAGAATTAGGAATTTGGTTATTGCTTGGACAATCATGGGCAACATTAGGCATTTTAGACTTAGGCTTTGGAGTTACTTTGACTCGCCAAATTGCTTTTGCTAAAGGGAAAAGTGGAAGTGACCCGGAATGTGATTTAAATGAGACGAGCTTGCAGGAAATAGCAGATTTAGTGATGACGGGCCAAAGAATATATAGGTATCTATCCGTGATATCTTTTGTGATTGCCTTTGGATTGGGGGCATTGTATCTAAATAGCCTCACATTGGAGCATGTGCCGGTTCAGAGAGTATGGATTGCTTGGGGCATTCTTTGTTTGAGTTTTAGCATCAATACATTAGCCACACCATGGGCTTGTCTTTTACAAGGAGTGGGATACGTAGGCTGGGACGCTATTATCGTTTCATTTGTCAATACACTTACCCTCATAGGACAAATTGCAGTCGCTCTTCTGGGCGGAGGGCTTGTAAGCCTAGCTGTTGTGGCTGTAGCAGGGGCATTTACTCAGAGGTTGGCCATTTATACTTTTGCATTTAAAAAGCGCCCAGAGCTGCTTAAAATGCAAGGAATGTGGAAACATAATCAGTTTAAACTAATGGTTCCTCTAGCCAGTCGTGCTTGGTTGACCGCCTCAGGTGCCGCGATGATTCTGTATACTGATCAATTCATTATTGCATCCTTTCAGGGAACGGCCGAGTTACCTGTGTACCGAGCTTCATGGATTCTGGTCCACAACCTTACTGTGCTAGCAGTAACTTTTGCCATGGCTTCAGGTGTATTTATTAGCCATCTTTGGCAAGATAAAAACTATACCCAAGTGCACCGGATTCTAGAAAGGAATACACGCATTGGGTGGCTGATCATGCTAACCACGACTGCTGTGCTGGTATTTGGTGGTGAAGAACTATTCACATTGTGGTTGGGGCCAGGTAATTTTGTTGGATACGGAGTTTTGATGGTTTTTGTTTTAACTGAAACACTGGAAACCCAGAGTTATGTAATAGCCAGCACATCTCGCGCTACTGGAGATGAAGCTTTTGCCTTTAGTTCCCTAGCTGCTGGAGTAATTAAAATCACTTCATCAGTTTATTTGGCGCACCAATTTGGGCTTTTGGGTATTGCTTTAGGGACGACAATCGCACTGTTATTAACGAATCACTGGTATATACCTAAAAGGGGTTTAGAGCGCCTTAATTATTCCAAAAAAAGCTATCTAGCCAAGGTGGTTTTACCTTGTATCGCAGTATTTTGTGCGCTCAGTGGTTTACTTTCATTGATGAAGTTATGGACGCATGTAAATTCACCAATGATACACCTTTGTTTAGTTTTGGTCATTAGTGGAGTCTGTTTTATTGTTGCCCTGTGGTTTTTGGTGATGGAACCGATGCAACGATCAAGTATAATCAGCAGAATACAGACATTTCACGCATGA
- a CDS encoding FkbM family methyltransferase, protein MSIFDQWQKIRGHSIWTAPLNANSVVVDAGAHKGEFSQTMNKLFGCRCILIEANPDLAKDLVAPSKGEIVHAALAATDGVSQFVFRENQESGSICTRSIDRLNPTASVQTISLKTLRLQHGINQLDLLKLDIEGAEFELIEATPDDVLSDIGQITVEFHDFLSDYQNKGLYEKARSRLERLGFTCINMAFRTHGDVIFLNQRRWAVSFAKIKLMQFTAKWVLKVKWGFLDQ, encoded by the coding sequence ATGAGTATTTTTGACCAATGGCAAAAAATAAGGGGGCATTCAATCTGGACAGCCCCCTTGAACGCGAATTCTGTGGTTGTCGATGCCGGGGCACACAAGGGCGAGTTCAGTCAGACAATGAATAAATTATTTGGCTGCCGATGCATCTTAATTGAGGCCAATCCTGATTTAGCCAAAGATCTTGTTGCGCCATCCAAAGGGGAAATTGTCCACGCTGCACTTGCCGCTACAGATGGTGTCAGCCAGTTTGTATTTCGTGAAAACCAAGAGAGTGGCAGTATATGCACTCGCTCTATTGATCGTCTTAATCCTACTGCATCAGTTCAAACAATCTCACTTAAGACCCTTCGCCTGCAACACGGGATTAACCAGTTAGACCTTCTAAAGCTTGACATCGAAGGCGCGGAATTTGAACTCATTGAAGCCACGCCTGATGATGTTCTTAGTGACATCGGCCAAATCACCGTGGAGTTTCATGATTTCCTCTCAGACTATCAGAATAAGGGATTATACGAAAAAGCACGCTCACGCCTTGAACGGCTAGGCTTCACTTGCATCAATATGGCATTCAGAACGCATGGTGATGTGATTTTTCTAAACCAACGTAGGTGGGCCGTATCTTTTGCTAAAATAAAGTTAATGCAATTTACTGCCAAATGGGTTTTAAAAGTGAAGTGGGGATTTCTTGATCAATGA
- a CDS encoding glycosyltransferase family 2 protein: protein MITSRNRHDDLRRTLENLRGMDPLPDEVLITLDGCTDTTVSMVERAYPNCRLWINHPGEGSVPSRDRMLREASGDVILSLDDDSYPVQKDFFARLPSLFKMHPDAAVISFPEVLDNGTYLNSTKTPSSPGHYLSAYPNSAAAMRRDVYLKTDGYPRFFVHAYEEPDYAVQCYAVGSTVWFAPELVIKHHLSPVNRNKLQTHHYNARNELWSVWLRCPLFWVLLVSMFRITRQFIYACKNGIFWVIREPIWWWASLKGIRKCITKRKPIQCSIYLGWMVLARQSITEIKKLEHEFKIKFYF from the coding sequence ATGATCACCTCGCGGAATCGACATGATGATTTGCGTCGGACATTAGAAAATTTGCGCGGGATGGATCCACTGCCAGATGAAGTCTTGATCACTCTCGATGGTTGTACAGACACAACGGTAAGTATGGTGGAAAGGGCCTATCCAAATTGTAGGTTGTGGATAAATCACCCTGGCGAGGGTTCAGTGCCTTCACGAGATCGAATGTTACGGGAAGCCAGTGGCGATGTCATATTAAGTTTGGACGATGATAGCTATCCTGTGCAAAAAGACTTTTTTGCTAGGCTTCCATCGTTATTCAAAATGCATCCAGATGCGGCCGTGATCAGTTTTCCCGAAGTTCTTGATAATGGCACATATTTGAATTCCACTAAAACCCCAAGTTCTCCCGGTCATTACTTATCTGCTTATCCAAATAGTGCAGCGGCAATGAGACGAGATGTTTACCTTAAAACTGATGGATACCCTCGTTTTTTTGTACATGCCTACGAAGAGCCCGACTATGCCGTTCAATGCTATGCCGTTGGTTCTACTGTGTGGTTTGCGCCAGAACTTGTGATTAAACATCACTTATCGCCAGTTAATCGCAATAAACTGCAAACTCATCACTATAATGCCAGGAATGAGCTGTGGAGTGTTTGGTTACGCTGTCCTCTTTTTTGGGTACTTCTTGTTTCCATGTTTCGTATAACCCGACAGTTTATATATGCATGTAAGAATGGAATATTTTGGGTGATTCGTGAACCCATTTGGTGGTGGGCTTCTCTAAAGGGTATCCGTAAGTGTATTACTAAAAGAAAACCCATACAATGTTCGATATACTTAGGCTGGATGGTTCTGGCTCGCCAATCTATAACAGAAATAAAAAAGTTAGAACACGAATTTAAAATTAAATTTTATTTCTAA
- a CDS encoding glycosyltransferase family 4 protein, which translates to MHKDSARQLRFIIAQTGARRNYAVPLILQKAQLLESFFTDVCGNVGWGRWLAWGKFLPLIGPKLERLAKRKVPLEIKCKTYTFWLPNFRWFWDSLWSENNKLGKFRIDVRRQKALADAALTIGFGEATHLYVMLSEFTPLLAYAQDKGLKVVSEIYILLSTNRLLTEERRQFPGWEPESPDLDVVLREFGYENSLFNHVDFYICPSENVALDLVENWNIERAVITVVPYGMSPEWLQLVPATIPGRILFVGTADLRKGIHYLAMAADILVKRGKNYEFRVAGHVSDHVRSQPMCRHLTFLGRVPRDLIQEEFRQADVFTLPSLAEGSAEVTYEALAAGIPLVITASAGSVARDDIEGRIIAERDPCALADAIESIIENRQLRERYSTSARRRGAEFTRDKYGERLLAALQALPV; encoded by the coding sequence GTGCATAAAGATTCAGCCAGGCAACTTCGCTTTATTATCGCCCAGACAGGAGCGCGGCGTAATTATGCAGTTCCTCTTATTTTGCAAAAAGCACAGCTCTTGGAGAGTTTTTTTACAGATGTCTGTGGGAATGTCGGGTGGGGACGTTGGCTGGCATGGGGAAAATTTCTACCGTTAATCGGTCCTAAATTAGAACGACTTGCCAAACGTAAAGTTCCTCTGGAAATCAAATGTAAAACCTACACCTTTTGGTTGCCAAACTTTCGATGGTTCTGGGATAGTCTTTGGTCAGAAAACAACAAACTTGGTAAGTTCCGAATCGATGTTCGCCGACAAAAAGCTTTGGCGGATGCAGCCTTAACTATTGGATTTGGTGAAGCTACACATCTATATGTAATGCTCAGCGAATTCACGCCTTTATTAGCATATGCTCAGGATAAAGGACTCAAAGTAGTTTCTGAGATTTATATTTTGCTTAGCACTAATCGGTTGTTAACTGAGGAAAGGCGGCAATTTCCAGGATGGGAACCGGAGTCACCTGACTTAGATGTCGTGCTCAGAGAGTTTGGATACGAAAACAGCCTGTTTAATCATGTAGACTTTTATATTTGTCCGTCGGAAAACGTCGCGCTTGATCTAGTGGAGAATTGGAACATCGAACGTGCAGTCATAACAGTTGTGCCTTATGGCATGAGTCCAGAGTGGCTCCAGCTGGTGCCTGCAACGATACCGGGTCGTATTCTCTTTGTGGGAACAGCAGATCTGAGAAAAGGTATACATTATCTGGCCATGGCTGCAGATATCCTTGTGAAGAGGGGTAAAAATTATGAGTTTAGGGTGGCGGGTCATGTCAGTGACCATGTTCGCTCCCAGCCCATGTGTCGTCATCTGACCTTTCTGGGGCGGGTTCCACGCGACTTGATCCAAGAAGAGTTTCGGCAGGCAGATGTATTTACACTTCCGTCACTGGCAGAAGGTTCAGCCGAGGTAACTTACGAGGCCCTAGCGGCAGGTATTCCTTTGGTGATTACTGCCTCAGCTGGATCTGTGGCTAGAGATGATATTGAGGGCAGGATTATTGCTGAGCGTGATCCCTGTGCACTTGCGGATGCCATTGAGAGCATAATTGAGAATCGCCAACTGCGAGAACGATATTCGACATCGGCTCGTCGCCGTGGAGCCGAGTTTACGAGAGATAAGTATGGTGAACGTCTGCTGGCTGCTCTTCAAGCTTTACCTGTATGA